The window GATACGCTGCTTTACGATCGCATTCCCGTCGGCATTCTGATCTATCGCCTCGACCGGCTGCTCTATGCCAACAAGGCTTTCCTTGATCGCGTCGGATACGCCGACCTGCAGGCGCTAGCGGCCGCAGGCGGGCTTGATGCGCTCTATGTCGAACCGGGCGTGGACGGCGGCGGCAGTGTGTCCGACGAAGGCACTCCGGTGAAGATCGCCGCCACCGGACACGGCGACATGCCGACCGAGGCGCGGCTGCACAGTATGTCCTGGGACGGAGATGCGGCACATGCGCTGATTTTCGCGGCGCCCCACACCAAACCGGCCGGCACGGCTCCGATCGCCGCTCCGCCTGCCGCCATCCCGATAGTGCCGACCGCAGAGATCGATACCCGCGCCGAAGAGCTCGGCACGATCCTCGATGCGACCGACGACGGCATTCTGATCTTCGGTGCCGACGGCGGCATCCTGACCTGCAATCGCGGCGCCGAAATCCTGTTCGGACATGATGACCGTGACATCGTTCAACACAACCTGACCGACATGTTCGCACCGGACGATCATGCCGCCGTGCGCGATGATTTCGCGGGCCTCAAGGCCGGACACCGTCCGCAGTGCCGCAAGGTCAGAGGCCGTGCACGCAACGGCGACACGCCTGCGTTGTCCCTGACCATAGGCCGGACGACGGCCAACGGTGAGCGCTTCTTCGCCATTTGCCGCACGCTTGCGCCCTCCGGGATTGCTGAAGCGCAAAGAGCCGAAGCTCCGGCAGCCGAATCCGATACGACGGCCAAACGGCAGACGGAACGCGCGGCCAACGCCCGCGCCGACATCCTGGCCCGGATCAGCCATGAAGTCCGCACCCCGCTGAATTCGATCATCGGGTTTACCGACGTGATGATCGAGGAGCGCTTCGGGGCACTCGGCAACGAGCGGTATGTTGCCTATATGAGGGATATTCGAGCGGCGGGTGAGCGCGTGCTTGCAATCATCAGCGACCTGCTCGATCTCTCCCGTGCCGAAACCGGCAAGCTCGACCTGACGTTCGCACGGCAGGACCTCAACGACATGGTCGAGAAATGCGTCACCATCATGCAGCCGCAGGCCAACCGCGAGCGCATCATCATTCGCACCTCGCTGGCTCACGCGCTGCCGCCGGTGACGGCGGACGCTAGCGCCTTGCGCCAGATCGTGCTGAACCTGGTGGGCAACTCCATCCATGTCGCACGTGCCGGCGGCCAGGTCATCGTCTCGACCGCGCTGACCGATCTCGGCGACGTGGTGCTGCGGATTCGCGACACCGGCCGCGGTCTCAATCACAGCGAGATGGAAGCTGCGCTTGAACAATTCCGGCAGCCGGCCTCCGATCAGCTCGCCCAGGATAATGTCGGCATCAATCTGTCGCTGACCCGGGCTCTGGTCGAAGCCAATCAGGCGCAATTCCATATCAAGTCCGCGCCCCAGTCGGGCACGCTGGTCGAGGTCGCGTTTACGCCGAAGACCGCGCAGGCGGTCTGAGCAGATCATGGGCAGCGCGCCGGCTTGCGTCGTGCTGCCGCAGGGCTCTCGCCGCGGAATCCCAATCACAACCCTCTCGGGCGCGCGCCGCGCCACAATTGCACCATCAACCGTTGGAACAAGTTGATCTCGCCGAGAGCTTTCTACATTTTCGAATGCCCAATACCGCGCCTTGCGCACATGACATGCAAACGACAGTGACGATGCCGCCCCCCGAGAGCCGCGCCCGACGTCTAACACCTCTGGTCCTGCTGCTATCGACCGCATGTGTGCTGGTCGCGTCACCAAGACCATCCGTCGCTGCCGAAGACCCCTGGGCGTTTCTCAGGAGCGCGCAGCCCGACACGCCAGCCGAGCCGCAGGACGATCCCGCCGAGACTCTGGAGCTGACCTCCGCGCCCGAAAGCGGGGATGCGCTGGTGCCGGACCCTGCGACCGTCGACTGGAGCGCCCTGAACAACGATGCCGGGGAACTGCGGGGCACACCGGGCCGGCCGACACCGGGCAACGGCGCTCGCAAGTCCGATGCCTCGGCATGGTCGCGCAACATCAGTCCCGAGGGCTTCTCGGCGGTCATCGTCAAGCAAGCGGTGACGCCGTTCTGGGATACGCGGGTCGGCGCCGATCTCAATGTCGCGGGACAGCCCTACCTGCTGGCACCGCTGCCGGAAAAACTCGCCACCGACCCGCGTCTCTCGCAATCGTCCGGCGCGGCCTGGGCTGCGATGACAGCACCCGGGCTCGGTTCACTCTGGGACAAGACCGCGATCGAGGCCCGGGTCGATCCCGCGCAGGATCGGAGCAAGGTCGGCACCACAATCAGCAAATCGCTGCCGATCGAGGGCGACGCCTATTCGCTGACGCTTCAAAGCGGCTACAACATCATCGAACAATCGCTGGTCCCGATCGTTGGCATCAACGGCCGTACCGCGCGCAATTACGAACTCGACCGCTCCGCCAAGTTCAATATCACCGGCACTGGCACCAGCTTCACGGCGGGCCAGTCACTGTCCACGACCGACGACAAATGGCTGAGAAACGTCGGCGCCGAACAGAAGTTGTTCGGCGGCATCAGCGTCAACGGATCGGTCAGTGAGACCTTGAGCGGCAACCTTAACAAAAGCCTAACCGCCGGCTTCAAGAGCACCTGGTAGCGAAAGCGAATTCAGCTTGAAAATGCGGCTATCCGATTGATTTCGAAGGATTGCCGGACCCCTGCCCCACATTGGCCGCGGTATGGTCAAAATCGGCTGGACTGATGGGTCCGTAACTTCGTCGTGCGGGGGACAATCCGCGCTCGCTCCTAGCGAAACAAGGAAAAGCCGATGAATGCCATTCGACCAGAGAAAACCGAAGCGCCTGAAACCGACGCCAATCTCGCCGCCGTCACGGAAGTGGAGGCCGGGATTCGGGATTTCGTTCGCAATGATGTCGCCTATCTGCGACGACCCGCGGTGGAGACCATGACCAGCACCGACACACCACCTCTGGATGCCACCGCCGAAGCCACCGTCAGCAACGTCAACTCGCTGATCCAGCGCGTGGCCGGCACCTCGCTGACCGAGATCGAAAACCTGGTCTCCGAACTCGAGGCGTTGCGCGACCTTCTGCACAGCGAGGGCCAGCGCGTCCAGCGCGAGATCGCCGGCTATGCCCAGCTCAGCCAGCAGGCCATGAAGTCGACCCGCATGATCGCGGACAATGTCGCGCAGTGGAAACGCGCAGCGGAAAACGTTCGCCAGACGTAAGGCCCGGCGTCCGCACCGACCGACGCTTCTTAAGCCCGCAGTCCTCTCTCGAACTGATCCGCCGCCTTTCCCGAGGGAAGTGCGGCGGTTTCTGTTTCGGCTCGCCGCGATGGCAGGCGACCAGTCGGCGGCGCCTTGAACCTCAACACCTCTGTTCGCGACAAACGTCGACGCTGCGGGCATCGCTGCGGCGAACACGCGACTTTATTTATTACACGGAACTTCGCTTGCCGAATCTGTATTCGCCTCCAGGACAAAACCCTAGGGCATGCGGTCGCGACGTTTGCACTGGGGGCTTTTCGTGAAAACTATTCGGCCGAACAATTCCGATCCCATACCGTTGCCGAAATCATCGCCCCGCATGGGCAAGATCATCGTGCGCTTTGTGGCGCTGCTGGTTGTGGCGGTGCTGCTGCTGGCCTTCGCCTGGAGCCGCTGATCTTCAACCTCATGAATTCCTGCGAGCGGCCTTTGGTCCGCATCTCCCACCATGAGGCCCACTTTGGCTCGCCTCATCACACAAGGCGCTACGCCGCTGATCGGATTTCTCCGATTGCAGTCAGGCGTTGGCTCTCAACTCGGGTTATCAGGGGAGATCCAGCCTATGCTGGACGCACGGCGCCGTTCAGGCGGACCCGTGTCTGTCGGCGGCTTTCAGTCAGACAGACGCGCTCGACAGGGAGACATCAGCGGGACGCAGCAACCGGCGCGCCGTCGAGCGTATAGTGACCGTCGGCCTGGCTCTTGACCACCTGCACGGTCGCGAACATCACCGCCAGCGTCACGGTGGCGAAGACGAAGCCAACAAATTTCAATCCGGCGCGATCGGCCATGGGTCTGTTCTCATTTCCTGGCGTTTGAGTCGGGCGACGAACCTCAAAGGTTCAACATGCCCGGTCCCGTCAGGCCACATTCTGACTAAAATCTTAACGAGAGGTTTAACCAATCCGGCGGGGGATGAAGGCCGTTGCCAGGAAGGTAAACACAAGCTCACCACGCTGGTTTTCAGCGCTGTTTCGGGCCTGCAGGATGCCCCACTCCGGCTTCGAGGCCGAGGTCCGCAGCGACACGATCTCCGATGAATAGGTTAACGTGTCGCCGGCCATCACCGGTTTCAGCCACTTCAATTCGCGAAATCCGGGCGACGGACCGGGGGCGGGCTCGACCACGCCCCTGGCCGCGGACTGCTCCACCACGCGACGATTGCGGGCGACGATCAGCTTCATGCCGACCGATCCGACATGCCAGCCGGACGCACAGAGTCCGCCGAACAGCGACTTGCGGCCGGCTTCCTCGTCCAGGTGGAACGGCTGCGGATCGAACTGCCGCGCGAACGCCTTGATCAGCTCGGCAGTGAACGTGAACGAGCCGAGCTCGCTGCGCTCGCCGACCTGCATGTCATCGAAATAGGGCATGATCGCTGCTTCTGCTTTTCAACGCGTCTCAGGGCTCATCAGGTCTTGAATCAGGTCTTGGGCAACGCGTCGCGCCGCTGGAACATCGCCGGCCATTTCGCGTCCAGCAGCACCTGCCCCGACGCGTTGAGAATCTTGGCGCGAAACGTGACGATACCGAGCTGCGGACGATTTTTGGACGCGCGAGCTTCCAGCACGGTTATGTCGAGGGTGATGTCATCCCCGGGCCGCAGCGGCGCCACCCAGTTCAGTTCGTCCATCCCGGGACCGCCCATCGACGCCGCGCGATGCAGGAAACCATCATACAGCATCCGCATCATGATGGAGCACAGATGCCATCCCGACGCCGCTAGGCCCTGCAGCATCGAGCGCTTCGCCGCTTCCTCATCGAGGTGCATCGGCTGTGGATCATACTCCGCCGCGAACGCGATGATTTCCTCCCGCGTCACATGGCGGGGGCCAAAAGTGCCGAAATGGCCGGGCTGAAAGTCTTCGAAAGTCAGTGTCATGGCAGGGGATGGCTCTCAAGATGGCCCGATTGTGGCCGTTATTGGCGGCAATCTCAAGCAATCCGGTGCACGGAGCGGGTCCGCAATCTTGCTGATCCAAGCGTTCGGGGCTAAGCCCTGCGCCGATGCGCCGCATCCGGTATTGACGTGACTAGCAGGGAGATCGCCGATGCTCGAATTCCGGGATTTGTTTCAGTGGGACCGTTTCATCACGCCGACGATCATCAAGATGTTCTATTGGCTGGTGATCGGCCTCATCGCGCTCAGCGGACTGTCGGGAATCCTGTCCGGCATAGGGCTGATGATGGTGAACCCCTTCGTCGGCCTTCTCACGATCCTGACCAGCCTCGTCGGCCTCGTGGTGGGCATCATCTCTGCTCGCATCGGCGCTGAATTCGTGCTGATCGTGTTCCGCATCAACGAGCATCTCGGCGCCATCCGCGACCAGGGCGGACCGCAGCAGCATTGATGGACGTGCGAGGCCGCGGCATGACGCGGCCTCCCCGATGGATCAGGTATTGAAGCGGAAGTGCATCACGTCGCCATCGGCGACCACGTATTCCTTGCCCTCCAGCCGCAGCTTGCCGGCGTCGCGCGCACCGGCTTCGCCGCCGAGCGCCACATAATCGTCACAGGCAATGGTTTCGGCCCTGATGAAGCCCTTCTCGAAATCGGTGTGGATCACGCCCGCCGCCCCCGGCGCCTTGGTGCCCCGGGTAATGGTCCAGGCGCGGGCCTCCTTCGGGCCGACCGTGAAATAGGTGATGAGCTCAAGCAGCTGGTAGCCGGCGCGGATCAACCGGTCGAGGCCGGCCTCTTCCAGCTCCAGCGTCGACAGGAAGTCGACGCGCTCTTCGCGCGACAGCGTCGCGATCTCGGATTCGATCTTCGCCGAGATCACCACCGCGACAGCACCTTCCTTCTTGGCAAATTCGGCAACCTGAGCGGAGAAGTTGTTGCCGGTCGCGGCCGAACTCTCCTCGACGTTGCAGACGTAGAGCACGGGTTTCGAGGTCAGCAGCCCCAGCATTCGGAACGACCGTTCCTCCTCCGCCTTGCGCTCGAGCAGACGCGCGGGCTTGCCGTCGCGCAGCAGCACCAGAGCCCGCTGCACCAGCTCGAGTTGCTCCTTGGCGTCCTTGTCGTTGCCCTTGGCCTTCTTGGAGAGATTGTCGACACGCTTCTCCAGGCTGTCGAGATCGGACAGCATCAGTTCGGTTTCGATGGTCTCGATATCGGCCAGCGGCGCGATCTTGCCCTCGACATGGGTGATGTCGGAATCCTCGAAGCAGCGCACAACATGCGCCACCGCATCGACCTCACGAATGGTGGCGAGAAACTGGTTGCCGAGCCCCTCCCCCTTCGATGCACCGCGCACCAGGCCGGCGATATCGACAAAGGTGAGCTGCGTCGGGATGATCTGCGCCGACTTGGCGATGGCCGCGAGCTTGTCGAGCCGCGGATCCGGCACCGCGACCGCGCCGACATTCGGCTCGATGGTGCAGAACGGATAGTTCGCAGCCTGCGCCGCGGCCGTCTCGGTCAGGGCGTTGAACAGTGTCGATTTGCCAACATTGGGCAGACCGACGATCCCGCATTTGAATCCCATTTTGTGTCCTAGGTTGGCTTGCCCTGAAGCCTGTTGTGGCGCGGCCTAGGGGTCGCTGCCATTGTCCCCGTTCGACGCAAATCCCTTGGCCTGCATCGCCAGATGAATCTTGTTCTGAAACGACGAGTCGCGGTCCTTCACGAGCAGTCCCGCATTATCCGCCACCGCGTCGCACAGTGCCTCGACCCAGGGCTGGTCCGCCTTGGCGAAATCGCTCAGCACGTGGCCGTGCACCAGTTCCTTGACGCCCGGATGACCGATGCCGAGCCGCACCCGGCGATAGTCGTTGCCGACGTGCGCCGAGATCGAACGAAGACCGTTATGCCCGGCGATGCCGCCGCCGACCTTCACGCGAACTTTTGCGGACGGCAGCTCCAGTTCGTCGTGGAACACGGAGATATCGCCGAGGTCGAGTTTGAAGAAATTGACCGCCTCGCCCACCGCACGCCCGGACTCGTTCATGTAGGTCATGGGCTTGAGCAGGATGACGCGTTCGCCGTCGAGCGTGCCTTCGGAGGTCTCGCCCTGAAAGCGACGGCGCCACGGTGCAAAACCGTGACGCCGCGCAATCGTCTCGATGGCCATGAACCCGATATTGTGTCGGTTGCGCTGGTGCTTCGATCCGGGATTGCCCAGTCCGACGAACAGGCGCATGGCACTCGGGTCCGTGGCTTACTTCTTGGCCGCGGGAGCCTTCGCAGCGGCAGCAGGCGCCTTTGCACCAGCCGCAGGCGCCTTCGCACCAGCCGCAGGCGCCTTCGCACCGGCCGCAGGAGCAGCAGCGCCAGCCGCGGGAGCAGCACCGGCCGCAGGCGCAGCTGCGCCCTCCGCTCCAGCAGGCTTGGCTTCTTCGCCATAGCCCGACGGCGGCACGACGGTGACCAGCGTCTGGTCGTCACGCGAGAGCGCCTTGACGCCCTTGGGCAACTGCACCTCGCTCAGATGGATCGAGTTGTTGATTTCGAGCTTGCTGACATCGACTTCGATGAACTGCGGAATGTGCTCGACATCGGCTTCCACCTCGACGGTGTGGTTGACGATGTTGACCGTGCCGCCACGCTTCACGCCCGGCGAGGATTCTGCGCCGGTCACATGCAGCGGAATGCTGACGCGGATGGTCGCACCTTCGCCGAGGCGGAGGAAGTCGACATGGATCGGGAAATCCTTCACCGGATCGAGCGCGAAGTCGCGCGGAATCACGCGGTGCTTCTTGCCCTCGAGATCGATGTTGTAAATCGTGGTGAGGAAGTGACCGGCGAAAATGCTCGCACGCAGAGCCTTGTCGTCGAGCGAGATGGTTACGGGGGCCTGATTGTCACCATAGATCACGGCTGGCACGCGGCCAGCTCGGCGTTCTGCGCGGGCGGCCCCCTTGCCGGCCTTCGGACGCGCGGTCGCCTTCAATTCCTTGACGGTCGCCATTGTTTCAGTCCTTGGTTTCGAGCGCATTCCAGGCAGCACGGGTGTCGATCCGCACGACAAAAACACGTTCATTTTCAAAAAGTTAAAGGCCGCACCGCGGCCCGTTCAAATGCCTGCCACAAGCCTCCAGGGGTGCGGGGGTGGCAGACGGGGCCGGTCATAGCCCCAAAGGGCTGGAAAAACAAGGAAAGACGGGCGATTTTCTCTCGTCGAGCGCCCTAACCATTGCCATCATTCATCGACCCTATTAGATGCACGTGCAACTAATTTGAGCCGGCCGGCCTTGAATCGGCAGTCAGACACAATTTTCCCGGGAGGATTTTTAAGATGCTCAGCCGCCGCACGTTTATGACCGCCGCAGCAGGCCTGGCCGTCACCGCCATGCCGCGCCACAGCCTTGCCGCCGAGAGCTGGCCCACCCGGCCGGTGCGCCTGATCGTTCCCTATGCCGCGGGGGGCGGCACCGACTTCTTCGCCCGCCTCGCCAGTGCCGGCATGAGCACAACACTCGGCCAGCAGATCGTGGTGGAAAACCGCCCCGGCGCCGGCACCAATATCGGCGCCGAGGCCGCCGCCAAGGCCGAGCCGGACGGCTACACCTTCCTGCTCGGCGACACCTCGACCTATGCGTCGAACCGCACGCTCTATCAAAAGCTGAATTACGACTCCCAGAAGGACCTCGCGCCGGTGACGCTGACCGGCCGCTTTGCCGTGGTGCTCCTGGTCAACACCGAAAAACTCAATGTCGGATCGGCCAAGGAGCTGATTGCGGAAGCAAAAAAGAAGCCCGGCAGCATCGACTACGCCAGCGCCGGTGTCGGCTCGCCGTTTCACCTCGCCGCCGAACTGTTCGCACAGAGCGCCGACATCAAACTCAACCACGTGCCCTACAAGGGCGCGGGCCCGGCTCTGCAGGATCTGGCCGGCGGCCAGATCGGCATGATGTTTGTCGATTTCGCATCCGCGCGGGCGCAGCTCAAGCTTCCCGGGATCAAGGCGATCGCGGTGTGTTCGCCGGCGGAGTTCTATGGCCTGCCCGGCGTACCGCCGCTGTCGGCCGACGTGCCCGACTACGAGGCCTGGGCATGGCAGGGTTTTTCCGCGCCTTCAAAAACGCCGCCGGAGATCATAGAGAAGTTTCGTGGGGCTTATCTTGCGGCCATCGAAAGCCGCGAGACCCGCCAGAAGATCATCGACGCCGGCATCGACATGCTGCAGACCACGCCGAAGGAAATGGCTGACTACATCGCCTCCGAGAGCGCGAAGTGGGAAAAGGTGATCAAGACCGCCGGCATCAAGATGGATTAGTCAATTGCCTCGGCTCGGCGGCGGCGCGAGCCACTCTCGCGCCTGCCGTTGGCGAGCCGCCACAATCGCTTCGCGATCGCCGCGGTTAAGTCTTCGCTTTACGCGGATGGATGGTCTCGCCGCGAGCCAGCATCGCCACAAAAACCGCGATCCGCTGCGCCCGCGTCTCCGGTTTCCTTGCGGTGTGAATGCGATACAGCACCGCATAACGGTTGGTGCCGTCGAGCCCCTCGAAGAAGGCCCTGGCCTTCCTGTTTTTCGCCAGGGCCGCGGCAAGATCGTCCGGGACGGCGGCTTTGCTCGCTGGTGCGTAAGCCTGCTCCCAGCGCCCATCGGCCTTGGCGAGATCGATCTGCTGTTGACCCGCAGGCCTCATCTCCCTCTGCGCGATCAGCTCCAGCGCACGATCGCGATTTTTCTCCGACCATCTGCTGTTGGATTTGCGCGGCGTGAAGCGGATCAGCCACCAGTCAGCATCGAACGCACTGAGCTGGCCGTCGATCCAGCCATGACACAGGGCACTGTCGATCGCCTGCTGCCGCGAGACGCTGTCAGTCCCCGCGGATGCCTTCGCCAGCTTCAGCCAAACGCCCGGAGATGCCGCTGATTGTGCCGCAAGCCATGTCGCCCAGGCCAGTTGCGACTTGAAGGCACGCACAGGAAGTTCGCGCGCGGTAGCTTTCAAAGAGGCCCTCTGCGCGGGAGCTTTCTGCACGGAGGTCTTCCTCACAGAAGTCCTCTTCGCGGAGGCCTTGCTCCTGGTGGCTTTGCCGGACGCAGGCATCAGGTCTCGGCGACCGGGCCCGCCTTCTTCTCGAGCTTCTCGATGCGGGCCTTCAGCGCCTCGTTCTCTTCGCGGGCGAGCCGGGCCATCTCCTTGACGGCCTCGAACTCCTCGCGCTTGATAAGATCGAGATCACGCAGCACGCGCTCCGCCTGGTGGCGCACCGCGCCCTCCACCTCGCGCTTGACACCCTGGGCGGCGCCGGCTGCATCGTTCATCAGCCGGGCGATTTCGTCAAAGAACCGGTTGGTGGTCTGGGTCATCGCGGGATCTCCGTGGCGTCTAGGCAGCAAGTGGCTGCTTTCGGAAGCAAAATGGCGACGATGGCGGCTTACCGCAAGCCGGATTTTTCGTCGGACCGGCTATAATCCCGAAAGGGCGCGTGGTCACACTTTCGCACGCGCGCTCTGTTATGGTCGAAAGACCCCTGCCAGCAAGAACAGAAGTGCCCCCCATGATCGAACGCCAGATCGACATCCCGGCCAAGGACGGCCGGATCACGACTTTCATCGTGCATCCCGAACGCGACGGCCCGCATCCGGTGCTGCTGTTCTACATGGATGCCCCCGGCATCCGCGAGGAGCTTCGGGACATGGCCCGCCGCTTCGCCGCAGTCGGCTATTATGTGATGCTACCGAACCTCTATTATCGCGCCGGCGTGATGGAACTGGGACCGCTGCCGCGCGATCCGGACGCCCCCGAGCGTAAGCGCATGTTCGAGCTGATGGCCTCCATCAACATTGCAATGGTGATGGAGGATACCGACGCCCTGCTCGACTTCGTCGACGCCGACACGGCAGCGCTGAAGACACCGATCGGCACCGTCGGCTATTGCATGAGCGGCCGCTATGCCCTGAGCGCGGCGGTGCGCTACCCGGACCGGGTGGCGGCTGCCGCCTCGATCTACGGCACCCACCTGATGACCGATCAGCCCGATAGCCCGCATGTGACGGCGCGGCGGGCGAAGGCCGAACTCTACGTCGCCTGCGCCGAAATCGATCACTATGTCCCGCTCGAGATGGTCGCCCCGCTGCGCGATGCCCTGCGCGACAGTGGCGCCAACGCCGAAGTCGAGCTTTATCCCGCCGTCGAACACGGCTTTGCGTTTCCGGCCCGCCCGGTGTTCAACAAAGATGCTGCGGAACGGCACTGGGAGCGGCTGTTCGCGCTTTACCGGCGGCGGCTGAAGTCATAAACGTATAGCGTTTTCCGGCGAAGTGGAGACCGGTTCGCTGCAGAAAACGCGCCAAACAACGAATCTAGGGCTTATTCCGCTCTGACGCCTGACAAGATTCGATTCAAGCCGAGCGGAATAAGCCCTAGCACATGTTCGCCATTGCCTTTCCGGTGTTCGACCCGATCGC is drawn from Bradyrhizobium prioriisuperbiae and contains these coding sequences:
- a CDS encoding MaoC family dehydratase; its protein translation is MPYFDDMQVGERSELGSFTFTAELIKAFARQFDPQPFHLDEEAGRKSLFGGLCASGWHVGSVGMKLIVARNRRVVEQSAARGVVEPAPGPSPGFRELKWLKPVMAGDTLTYSSEIVSLRTSASKPEWGILQARNSAENQRGELVFTFLATAFIPRRIG
- a CDS encoding MaoC family dehydratase, whose amino-acid sequence is MTLTFEDFQPGHFGTFGPRHVTREEIIAFAAEYDPQPMHLDEEAAKRSMLQGLAASGWHLCSIMMRMLYDGFLHRAASMGGPGMDELNWVAPLRPGDDITLDITVLEARASKNRPQLGIVTFRAKILNASGQVLLDAKWPAMFQRRDALPKT
- a CDS encoding DUF4282 domain-containing protein, whose amino-acid sequence is MLEFRDLFQWDRFITPTIIKMFYWLVIGLIALSGLSGILSGIGLMMVNPFVGLLTILTSLVGLVVGIISARIGAEFVLIVFRINEHLGAIRDQGGPQQH
- the ychF gene encoding redox-regulated ATPase YchF, with the protein product MGFKCGIVGLPNVGKSTLFNALTETAAAQAANYPFCTIEPNVGAVAVPDPRLDKLAAIAKSAQIIPTQLTFVDIAGLVRGASKGEGLGNQFLATIREVDAVAHVVRCFEDSDITHVEGKIAPLADIETIETELMLSDLDSLEKRVDNLSKKAKGNDKDAKEQLELVQRALVLLRDGKPARLLERKAEEERSFRMLGLLTSKPVLYVCNVEESSAATGNNFSAQVAEFAKKEGAVAVVISAKIESEIATLSREERVDFLSTLELEEAGLDRLIRAGYQLLELITYFTVGPKEARAWTITRGTKAPGAAGVIHTDFEKGFIRAETIACDDYVALGGEAGARDAGKLRLEGKEYVVADGDVMHFRFNT
- the pth gene encoding aminoacyl-tRNA hydrolase, encoding MRLFVGLGNPGSKHQRNRHNIGFMAIETIARRHGFAPWRRRFQGETSEGTLDGERVILLKPMTYMNESGRAVGEAVNFFKLDLGDISVFHDELELPSAKVRVKVGGGIAGHNGLRSISAHVGNDYRRVRLGIGHPGVKELVHGHVLSDFAKADQPWVEALCDAVADNAGLLVKDRDSSFQNKIHLAMQAKGFASNGDNGSDP
- a CDS encoding 50S ribosomal protein L25/general stress protein Ctc gives rise to the protein MATVKELKATARPKAGKGAARAERRAGRVPAVIYGDNQAPVTISLDDKALRASIFAGHFLTTIYNIDLEGKKHRVIPRDFALDPVKDFPIHVDFLRLGEGATIRVSIPLHVTGAESSPGVKRGGTVNIVNHTVEVEADVEHIPQFIEVDVSKLEINNSIHLSEVQLPKGVKALSRDDQTLVTVVPPSGYGEEAKPAGAEGAAAPAAGAAPAAGAAAPAAGAKAPAAGAKAPAAGAKAPAAAAKAPAAKK
- a CDS encoding tripartite tricarboxylate transporter substrate binding protein is translated as MLSRRTFMTAAAGLAVTAMPRHSLAAESWPTRPVRLIVPYAAGGGTDFFARLASAGMSTTLGQQIVVENRPGAGTNIGAEAAAKAEPDGYTFLLGDTSTYASNRTLYQKLNYDSQKDLAPVTLTGRFAVVLLVNTEKLNVGSAKELIAEAKKKPGSIDYASAGVGSPFHLAAELFAQSADIKLNHVPYKGAGPALQDLAGGQIGMMFVDFASARAQLKLPGIKAIAVCSPAEFYGLPGVPPLSADVPDYEAWAWQGFSAPSKTPPEIIEKFRGAYLAAIESRETRQKIIDAGIDMLQTTPKEMADYIASESAKWEKVIKTAGIKMD
- a CDS encoding YdeI/OmpD-associated family protein, encoding MQKAPAQRASLKATARELPVRAFKSQLAWATWLAAQSAASPGVWLKLAKASAGTDSVSRQQAIDSALCHGWIDGQLSAFDADWWLIRFTPRKSNSRWSEKNRDRALELIAQREMRPAGQQQIDLAKADGRWEQAYAPASKAAVPDDLAAALAKNRKARAFFEGLDGTNRYAVLYRIHTARKPETRAQRIAVFVAMLARGETIHPRKAKT
- a CDS encoding accessory factor UbiK family protein → MTQTTNRFFDEIARLMNDAAGAAQGVKREVEGAVRHQAERVLRDLDLIKREEFEAVKEMARLAREENEALKARIEKLEKKAGPVAET
- a CDS encoding dienelactone hydrolase family protein; translated protein: MIERQIDIPAKDGRITTFIVHPERDGPHPVLLFYMDAPGIREELRDMARRFAAVGYYVMLPNLYYRAGVMELGPLPRDPDAPERKRMFELMASINIAMVMEDTDALLDFVDADTAALKTPIGTVGYCMSGRYALSAAVRYPDRVAAAASIYGTHLMTDQPDSPHVTARRAKAELYVACAEIDHYVPLEMVAPLRDALRDSGANAEVELYPAVEHGFAFPARPVFNKDAAERHWERLFALYRRRLKS